In Xenorhabdus nematophila ATCC 19061, one DNA window encodes the following:
- the pnp gene encoding polyribonucleotide nucleotidyltransferase, producing MLNPIVRKFQYGQHTVTIETGMMARQATAAVMVNMDDTAVFVTVVGQKKMKPGQDFFPLTVNYQERTYAAGRIPGSFFRREGRPGEGETLVARLIDRPLRPLFPEGFLNEVQIIATVVSVNPQVNPDIVAMIGASAALALSGIPFNGPIGAARVGYINDQYVLNPTSDELKNSRLDLVVAGTESAVLMVESEAELLTEDQMLGAVVFGHEQQQIVIENINSLAAEAGKEKWDWAPEPINQSLHDRVAELAESRLGDAYRITEKQERYAQVNIIKEEVSVVILAESAEKGVELEEGEVLDALSGLEKNVVRGRVLSGEPRIDGREKDMVRALDVRTGVLPRTHGSSLFTRGETQALVAATLGTERDAQVIDELMGERTDRFLFHYNFPPYSVGETGMVGSPKRREIGHGRLAKRGVLAVMPNASEFPYTVRVVSEITESNGSSSMASVCGASLALMDAGVPIKAAVAGIAMGLVKEGDNFVVLSDILGDEDHLGDMDFKVAGSRDGISALQMDIKIEGITREIMQIALNQAKGARLHILSVMEQAIESPRNDISEFAPRIHTIKINPDKIKDVIGKGGSVIRALTEETGTTIEIEDDGTVKIAATDGDKARHAISRIEEITAEVEVGRIYTGKVTRIVDFGAFVAIGGGKEGLVHISQIADKRVEKVTDYLQVGQEVPVKVLEIDRQGRIRLSMKEAVATTDEAPQSPESSVE from the coding sequence TTGCTGAATCCGATTGTTCGTAAATTCCAGTATGGTCAGCACACAGTGACCATCGAAACCGGCATGATGGCTCGTCAGGCGACGGCAGCTGTTATGGTAAATATGGATGACACCGCGGTATTTGTTACCGTTGTTGGTCAGAAAAAAATGAAGCCGGGTCAGGATTTCTTTCCCCTGACTGTTAACTATCAGGAGCGTACTTACGCTGCCGGCCGTATTCCGGGAAGTTTCTTCCGTCGTGAAGGCCGTCCAGGCGAAGGTGAAACCTTAGTTGCCCGCTTGATCGACCGTCCTCTGCGCCCTCTGTTTCCAGAAGGTTTCCTGAACGAAGTTCAAATTATCGCAACAGTTGTTTCTGTTAACCCACAGGTTAACCCTGATATCGTTGCTATGATTGGTGCATCTGCTGCACTGGCATTATCTGGCATTCCATTCAATGGCCCAATCGGTGCTGCGCGTGTGGGTTATATCAATGACCAGTACGTATTGAACCCAACCAGCGACGAATTGAAAAACAGCCGTTTGGATCTGGTTGTTGCGGGAACAGAAAGTGCGGTATTGATGGTTGAGTCTGAAGCAGAGCTACTGACCGAAGATCAAATGCTGGGTGCCGTTGTGTTTGGTCACGAGCAGCAACAGATTGTTATTGAAAATATCAATTCCTTGGCTGCTGAAGCAGGTAAAGAAAAATGGGATTGGGCACCAGAGCCTATCAACCAGTCACTGCATGATCGTGTTGCTGAATTGGCTGAAAGCCGTTTGGGTGATGCTTACCGCATTACTGAGAAGCAAGAGCGCTATGCTCAGGTTAACATCATCAAAGAAGAAGTTTCTGTAGTTATTCTGGCAGAATCTGCGGAAAAGGGTGTTGAACTGGAAGAAGGCGAAGTACTTGATGCTCTGTCTGGTCTGGAGAAAAACGTTGTTCGTGGTCGTGTTCTGAGTGGCGAACCTCGTATCGACGGCCGTGAAAAAGACATGGTACGTGCTCTGGACGTTCGTACTGGTGTGCTGCCACGTACCCACGGTTCATCCCTGTTTACTCGTGGCGAAACTCAGGCTCTGGTTGCTGCAACTCTGGGCACTGAGCGTGATGCTCAGGTTATCGATGAACTGATGGGCGAGCGCACTGACCGCTTCCTGTTCCATTATAACTTCCCTCCATACTCTGTAGGTGAAACAGGTATGGTTGGTTCTCCAAAACGTCGTGAAATCGGTCATGGTCGTCTGGCGAAACGCGGTGTATTGGCCGTGATGCCAAACGCCAGCGAATTCCCGTATACCGTTCGTGTAGTATCTGAAATCACTGAATCCAACGGTTCTTCTTCTATGGCTTCCGTCTGTGGTGCATCATTGGCTCTGATGGATGCAGGTGTGCCAATTAAGGCAGCGGTTGCCGGTATTGCTATGGGTCTGGTGAAAGAAGGGGATAACTTCGTTGTTCTGTCTGATATTCTGGGTGACGAAGATCATCTGGGTGACATGGACTTTAAAGTTGCGGGTAGCCGTGATGGTATCAGTGCATTGCAGATGGATATCAAGATTGAAGGCATTACCCGTGAAATCATGCAGATTGCCCTGAATCAAGCCAAAGGTGCCCGTTTGCACATTCTGAGCGTGATGGAGCAGGCAATTGAAAGCCCACGTAATGATATCTCCGAATTTGCACCACGCATTCATACCATCAAGATCAATCCGGACAAGATCAAAGATGTGATCGGTAAAGGTGGTTCTGTGATCCGCGCATTGACAGAAGAAACCGGCACTACCATTGAAATTGAAGATGATGGTACTGTGAAGATTGCAGCAACTGATGGTGACAAAGCACGTCATGCTATCAGTCGTATCGAAGAAATCACGGCTGAAGTTGAAGTGGGTCGTATTTATACCGGTAAAGTGACGCGTATTGTTGATTTCGGTGCGTTTGTTGCTATCGGCGGTGGTAAAGAAGGGCTGGTGCACATTTCTCAGATCGCGGACAAACGTGTAGAGAAAGTGACCGATTACCTGCAAGTTGGACAAGAAGTTCCTGTGAAAGTGCTGGAAATTGACCGTCAGGGTCGTATTCGTTTGAGCATGAAAGAAGCAGTAGCGACTACCGATGAAGCACCGCAATCACCAGAATCATCAGTAGAATAA
- the rimP gene encoding ribosome maturation factor RimP → MSTLEQKLTEMISAPVEALGFELVGLEFIRARVSTLRVYIDSEEGITVDNCADVSHQVSAVLDVEDPISVLYNLEISSPGLERPLFTAEHYQRFIGEEVNVVLRMAMQNRRRWQGIIKAVDGEMITVTVDGKDEVFALSNIQKANLVPHF, encoded by the coding sequence TTGTCCACATTAGAGCAAAAATTAACAGAGATGATTTCAGCACCAGTTGAAGCTTTAGGTTTTGAATTAGTCGGCCTGGAGTTTATTCGCGCACGCGTATCAACACTGCGGGTCTATATCGATAGTGAAGAGGGTATTACTGTTGATAATTGTGCTGATGTTAGCCACCAGGTCAGTGCAGTGCTTGATGTTGAAGATCCGATTTCGGTGCTTTATAACCTGGAAATATCTTCGCCGGGGCTTGAGCGCCCACTATTTACAGCTGAACACTATCAGCGTTTTATAGGGGAAGAAGTCAATGTGGTTTTACGCATGGCAATGCAGAACCGCCGCAGATGGCAAGGTATCATCAAGGCTGTTGATGGTGAAATGATAACGGTTACGGTGGATGGAAAAGATGAAGTGTTCGCACTGAGCAACATCCAGAAAGCGAACCTGGTACCCCACTTTTAA
- the infB gene encoding translation initiation factor IF-2, whose amino-acid sequence MTEVTVKLLAEEIQTSVERLIQQFSDAGIQKTATDSVSQKEKEALLAHLNREQGGSGGQPGKLTLQRKTRSTLNVPGTGGKSKSVAIEVRKKRTYVNRDAIEQAKAEEQAKREAEEQARREVEEKARLEAEAKKLAEEQAKREAEEKAKREAEESAQRVAEDKAKRDETKLSQREAAEKEKVTKQHTENKPKSVQTESAAQNEKARREAEAADLKRKAEEEVRRKVEAEAKRVAEEARRMAEENQDKWSDDSETSDSNDYHVTTSRYARDAEDENDAKVEGDRRSRSRGGKSTRQKKNNKHSESKADREEARAVGRTKGKQRKGSALQQSFTKPVVAVNRDVVIGETITVAELANKMAVKGSQVVKTMMKMGAMVTINQVIDQETAQMVAEEMGHKVILRRENELEEALMSDRDTGETLAEFRAPVVTIMGHVDHGKTSLLDYIRSTKVASGEAGGITQHIGAYHVKTEKGMITFLDTPGHAAFTSMRARGAKATDIVVLVVAADDGVMPQTIEAIQHAKAANVPVVVAVNKIDKPEADPDRVKNELSQYGIIPEDWGGETQFISVSAKAGLGIDELLEAILLQAEVLELQAVRTGMANGVVIESFLDKGRGPVATILVQSGTLNKGDIVLCGFEYGRIRAMRNELGREVTSAGPSMPVEILGLSNVPSAGDEATVVRDEKKAREVALYRQGKFREVKLARQQKSKLENMFANMEEGKASELNIVLKTDVQGTCEAICDSLLKLSTDEVKVKIIGSGVGGITETDATLAAASNAIILGFNVRADASARRIIENENLDLRYYSVIYSLIDEIKQAMSGMLAPEFKQQIMGLAEVRDVFKSPKFGAIAGCMVTEGTIKRHNPIRVLRDNVVIYEGELESLRRFKDDVNEVRNGMECGIGVKNYNDVRVGDMIEVFEVIEVKRSID is encoded by the coding sequence ATGACAGAGGTAACCGTAAAATTACTGGCAGAAGAGATCCAGACATCGGTAGAACGTCTAATCCAGCAATTTTCTGATGCTGGCATTCAGAAAACCGCAACTGACTCTGTTTCCCAGAAAGAAAAAGAAGCTTTGCTGGCTCATCTGAACCGTGAACAAGGCGGTTCTGGTGGCCAGCCAGGTAAATTAACACTACAGCGTAAAACGCGTAGTACACTAAACGTTCCTGGCACCGGTGGCAAAAGTAAATCGGTAGCGATTGAAGTCCGCAAAAAACGCACATATGTAAACCGCGATGCGATTGAACAAGCTAAAGCGGAAGAGCAGGCGAAGCGTGAAGCGGAAGAGCAAGCTCGGCGCGAGGTAGAAGAGAAGGCGCGGCTTGAAGCTGAAGCGAAAAAACTCGCGGAAGAGCAAGCTAAACGTGAAGCTGAAGAAAAGGCGAAGCGTGAAGCAGAAGAGAGCGCTCAACGTGTAGCAGAAGATAAAGCCAAACGTGACGAGACTAAATTGTCTCAGCGTGAGGCGGCGGAAAAAGAAAAAGTGACTAAGCAACATACCGAAAATAAACCAAAATCAGTTCAGACTGAGTCTGCCGCGCAAAATGAAAAAGCGCGTCGTGAAGCTGAAGCAGCAGATTTAAAACGCAAAGCTGAAGAAGAAGTGCGCCGTAAGGTTGAAGCGGAAGCGAAACGTGTTGCAGAAGAAGCACGTCGAATGGCAGAAGAAAATCAAGACAAATGGTCTGATGACTCTGAGACCAGTGACAGCAATGATTACCATGTAACGACTTCTCGTTATGCCCGCGATGCGGAAGATGAAAATGACGCCAAAGTTGAAGGTGATCGTCGTTCCCGTAGCCGTGGTGGTAAATCCACCCGCCAGAAGAAGAATAATAAACATTCTGAATCAAAAGCTGATCGCGAAGAAGCACGTGCTGTAGGCCGTACTAAAGGCAAACAGCGCAAGGGCAGCGCCTTACAGCAGAGCTTTACCAAGCCTGTTGTAGCGGTTAACCGTGATGTCGTGATTGGTGAAACAATTACTGTTGCTGAACTGGCTAATAAAATGGCTGTCAAAGGTTCCCAGGTCGTCAAAACAATGATGAAGATGGGCGCAATGGTGACCATCAACCAAGTTATCGATCAAGAAACTGCGCAAATGGTTGCCGAAGAAATGGGGCATAAAGTTATCCTGCGTCGTGAAAACGAGTTGGAAGAAGCGCTAATGAGTGATCGTGATACTGGCGAAACACTGGCAGAATTTCGTGCACCAGTTGTAACCATCATGGGTCACGTTGACCACGGTAAAACCTCTCTGCTGGACTATATCCGTTCTACTAAAGTGGCTTCAGGAGAAGCAGGTGGCATTACTCAGCACATCGGTGCTTACCATGTGAAAACTGAGAAAGGTATGATCACTTTCCTGGATACTCCTGGCCATGCGGCGTTTACCTCTATGCGTGCACGTGGTGCGAAGGCAACGGATATCGTAGTTCTGGTTGTTGCTGCTGATGATGGCGTGATGCCTCAGACAATAGAAGCTATTCAGCATGCTAAAGCAGCTAATGTTCCTGTTGTTGTTGCCGTGAACAAAATTGATAAGCCGGAAGCTGATCCGGATCGCGTTAAGAACGAACTTTCACAGTACGGCATCATTCCGGAAGATTGGGGCGGTGAAACTCAGTTCATCAGCGTATCTGCTAAAGCGGGTCTGGGTATTGATGAATTGCTGGAAGCGATTTTGCTTCAGGCAGAAGTTCTCGAACTGCAAGCTGTACGTACTGGTATGGCGAATGGTGTGGTCATTGAATCCTTCCTGGATAAAGGCCGTGGCCCGGTTGCAACTATTCTGGTTCAGTCTGGTACGCTGAATAAGGGCGACATTGTCCTGTGTGGCTTCGAATATGGCCGTATCCGTGCGATGCGTAACGAGCTTGGTCGTGAAGTGACATCTGCGGGTCCATCTATGCCAGTGGAAATCTTGGGCTTGTCCAACGTTCCATCTGCGGGTGATGAAGCGACCGTTGTGCGTGATGAGAAAAAAGCACGTGAAGTAGCGTTGTACCGTCAGGGTAAATTCCGTGAAGTGAAACTGGCTCGTCAGCAGAAATCCAAGCTGGAAAACATGTTTGCTAACATGGAAGAAGGTAAGGCATCTGAGCTGAACATCGTTCTGAAAACAGACGTTCAGGGTACTTGTGAAGCCATTTGTGACTCGCTGCTGAAACTGTCTACTGATGAAGTGAAAGTGAAAATCATCGGTTCTGGTGTGGGTGGTATTACTGAAACTGATGCAACTCTGGCAGCGGCTTCTAACGCGATTATTCTGGGTTTCAATGTTCGTGCTGATGCTTCTGCGCGTCGTATTATTGAAAACGAAAATCTGGATCTACGTTACTACTCCGTTATCTATAGCCTGATTGATGAAATTAAACAGGCAATGAGCGGTATGCTGGCACCAGAATTCAAGCAGCAGATCATGGGTCTTGCCGAAGTTCGTGATGTATTTAAATCACCGAAATTTGGTGCAATCGCGGGTTGTATGGTCACGGAAGGTACTATCAAGCGTCATAACCCAATCCGTGTCCTGCGTGATAACGTGGTGATTTATGAAGGCGAGTTGGAATCCCTGCGTCGCTTCAAGGATGACGTTAACGAAGTCCGTAATGGTATGGAATGTGGTATCGGTGTGAAGAACTACAATGATGTTCGTGTTGGCGATATGATTGAAGTCTTTGAAGTGATTGAAGTTAAACGCTCCATCGATTAA
- the secG gene encoding preprotein translocase subunit SecG encodes MYEALLGIFLLVGIGLIALVLLQQGKGADMGASFGAGASNTLFGSSGSGNFMTRMTAILATLFIVISLILGNMTSNKVGSGSKWDNLSEPEKVEKQTDIPAEPVKPNSDIPQ; translated from the coding sequence ATGTATGAAGCTCTTTTAGGTATATTCTTGCTGGTTGGTATCGGGCTAATTGCTCTGGTTCTGCTACAGCAGGGGAAAGGTGCTGATATGGGTGCTTCTTTCGGTGCGGGTGCATCTAACACATTGTTTGGTTCATCGGGTTCTGGTAACTTTATGACCCGTATGACAGCTATTCTGGCAACGTTATTTATTGTTATCAGTTTGATTCTTGGTAATATGACCAGCAATAAAGTCGGTTCTGGCAGTAAATGGGATAATTTGTCTGAACCTGAGAAAGTTGAAAAACAAACAGATATTCCGGCAGAACCAGTAAAACCAAATAGTGATATCCCACAGTAA
- the glmM gene encoding phosphoglucosamine mutase: MSNRKYFGTDGIRGKVGNTPITPDFVLKLGWAAGKVLARHGSRKIIIGKDTRISGYMLESALEAGLAAAGLSASFTGPMPTPAVAYLTRTFRAEAGIVISASHNPYYDNGIKFFSIDGTKLPDDVEEAIEAEMEKPLTCVESAELGRANRIVDAAGRYIEFCKGTFPSEQSLNGLKIVLDCANGATYHIAPNVLRELGAEVITIGCEPNGININEECGATDVRLLQKRVLEEQANVGLAFDGDGDRIIMVDHLGHKVDGDQILYIIAREALRQGQLRGGAVGTLMSNMGLELALKQLGIPFERAKVGDRYVLEKLQEKGWRLGAENSGHVILLDKTTTGDGIVAGLQVLSAMVRNNMNLHDLCSGMKLLPQILVNVRFAGNTDPLQSDSVLEAVKSVEAELNGRGRVLLRKSGTEPLIRVMVEGEDEKQVTALAHRIADTVKKMG, translated from the coding sequence ATGAGTAACCGTAAATATTTTGGTACTGATGGTATCCGTGGCAAAGTAGGCAATACCCCAATTACCCCTGATTTTGTACTGAAATTGGGTTGGGCTGCGGGAAAAGTACTGGCACGTCATGGTTCTCGCAAAATTATCATTGGTAAAGATACCCGGATCTCAGGTTATATGCTGGAATCTGCGCTTGAAGCTGGGTTGGCAGCAGCAGGGTTATCCGCATCTTTTACCGGCCCTATGCCGACACCTGCGGTGGCCTATTTGACACGTACTTTCCGCGCAGAAGCGGGCATTGTTATTTCTGCTTCACACAACCCTTATTATGATAATGGCATTAAATTCTTCTCTATTGACGGAACCAAGTTGCCTGATGATGTTGAAGAAGCCATTGAAGCCGAAATGGAAAAGCCCCTGACTTGTGTGGAATCTGCCGAACTGGGAAGAGCAAACCGAATCGTTGATGCTGCGGGGCGTTATATTGAATTTTGTAAAGGTACATTCCCCAGTGAACAAAGTCTGAATGGATTAAAAATTGTTCTGGATTGTGCTAATGGTGCCACTTACCATATTGCTCCAAACGTTCTCAGAGAGTTGGGCGCAGAGGTGATTACCATTGGCTGCGAGCCTAATGGTATTAATATCAACGAAGAATGTGGCGCAACAGATGTTCGTTTATTACAGAAGAGGGTACTGGAAGAGCAGGCGAATGTTGGTCTGGCTTTTGATGGTGATGGTGACCGAATCATTATGGTGGATCATCTGGGCCATAAAGTTGATGGTGATCAGATCCTCTATATCATCGCTCGTGAAGCATTGAGACAAGGTCAGCTACGCGGTGGTGCTGTGGGGACATTGATGAGTAACATGGGCCTGGAATTGGCACTGAAGCAGCTTGGTATCCCATTTGAGAGAGCGAAAGTGGGTGATCGCTATGTACTGGAAAAATTGCAGGAAAAAGGCTGGCGTCTGGGAGCTGAAAATTCAGGTCATGTGATTTTATTGGATAAAACGACGACAGGTGACGGCATTGTAGCTGGATTGCAAGTCCTGAGCGCAATGGTACGCAATAATATGAACCTGCATGACTTGTGCAGTGGAATGAAACTATTACCTCAAATTTTGGTTAATGTTCGCTTTGCGGGTAATACTGATCCTCTGCAATCTGATTCTGTACTTGAAGCGGTTAAATCAGTTGAAGCTGAATTGAATGGACGTGGTCGTGTTCTACTGCGTAAATCAGGAACAGAGCCATTGATCCGCGTTATGGTTGAGGGTGAAGATGAAAAACAGGTCACCGCATTGGCACATCGTATCGCTGATACTGTGAAAAAAATGGGGTGA
- the nusA gene encoding transcription termination factor NusA, translating into MNKEILAVVEAVSNEKSLPREKIFEALEIALATATKKKYEQEIDVRVCIDRKSGDFDTFRRWLVVEEVTLPTREITLDAAKFEDPEIELGSYVEDQIESVTFDRITTQTAKQVIVQKVREAERAMVVDQFREQQGEIVTAQVKKVNRENITLDLGNNAEAVILREDMLPRENFRPGDRVRGVLYDVRPEARGAQLFITRSRPEMLVELFRIEVPEIGEEIIEIKAAARDPGSRAKIAVKTNDKRIDPVGACVGMRGARVQAVSSELGGERIDIVLWDDNPAQFVINAMAPADVASIVVDEDNCTMDVAVENSNLAQAIGRNGQNVRLAAQLLKKHRGDDKWELNVMTAEELQAKHQAEAHASIDTFTKHLDIDEDFATVLVEEGFSTLEELAYVPINELLAVEGLDEESVEVLRERAKAALTTLELAQKESLSDQQPAEDLLNLPGMERTLAFNLAAHGICTLEDLAEQGIDDLSDIEGLNDEKAGELIMAARNICWFGDDA; encoded by the coding sequence ATGAATAAAGAAATTCTGGCTGTTGTGGAAGCGGTTTCTAATGAAAAATCTCTCCCTCGTGAAAAAATCTTCGAAGCATTAGAGATTGCACTGGCGACAGCCACCAAGAAAAAGTATGAGCAGGAAATCGATGTTCGTGTTTGTATCGATCGTAAATCTGGCGATTTTGATACATTCCGTCGTTGGTTAGTTGTAGAAGAAGTTACCTTACCAACGCGTGAAATTACTCTGGATGCTGCAAAATTTGAAGACCCAGAAATTGAACTGGGTAGTTATGTTGAAGATCAAATTGAATCAGTAACTTTTGACCGTATCACAACCCAGACAGCAAAGCAGGTTATCGTACAGAAAGTACGTGAAGCTGAACGTGCGATGGTTGTTGACCAGTTCCGTGAGCAGCAAGGTGAAATCGTGACTGCTCAGGTCAAAAAAGTGAACCGCGAAAATATTACTCTGGATTTGGGTAATAACGCTGAAGCGGTTATTCTACGTGAAGATATGTTGCCACGGGAAAATTTCCGTCCAGGTGACCGCGTGCGTGGTGTGCTGTATGATGTTCGCCCAGAAGCACGTGGTGCACAGCTTTTCATCACTCGTTCCCGTCCTGAGATGTTGGTTGAATTGTTCCGCATTGAAGTACCTGAAATCGGTGAAGAGATCATTGAGATCAAAGCTGCTGCTCGTGATCCCGGATCCCGTGCGAAGATTGCAGTAAAAACTAACGATAAACGCATTGACCCTGTTGGTGCCTGCGTAGGTATGCGTGGAGCAAGGGTGCAAGCCGTTTCCAGCGAGCTGGGCGGTGAAAGGATTGACATTGTGTTGTGGGACGATAACCCAGCACAGTTTGTCATTAATGCAATGGCTCCGGCAGATGTTGCATCTATCGTGGTTGATGAAGACAACTGTACAATGGATGTTGCTGTAGAAAATAGTAATTTGGCCCAGGCGATTGGTCGTAATGGTCAAAACGTTCGTCTGGCAGCGCAGTTGTTGAAAAAGCATCGTGGTGATGACAAGTGGGAGTTGAATGTCATGACTGCGGAAGAGCTGCAAGCAAAACATCAGGCAGAAGCTCATGCTTCTATTGATACATTTACTAAGCATCTCGATATTGATGAAGATTTCGCCACTGTATTAGTCGAGGAAGGTTTCTCTACACTGGAAGAGTTGGCTTATGTGCCAATCAATGAACTTCTGGCAGTAGAAGGTCTTGATGAAGAATCTGTTGAAGTTCTTCGTGAGCGTGCGAAAGCGGCCTTGACAACACTGGAACTGGCTCAAAAAGAGAGTCTGAGTGATCAGCAACCTGCCGAAGATTTATTGAATCTGCCTGGCATGGAGCGTACTTTGGCGTTTAACCTGGCTGCCCATGGCATCTGTACTCTGGAAGATCTTGCCGAGCAGGGTATCGACGACTTATCTGATATCGAAGGACTGAATGATGAGAAAGCAGGAGAACTCATTATGGCAGCCCGTAATATCTGTTGGTTTGGCGATGATGCATAA
- the rbfA gene encoding 30S ribosome-binding factor RbfA, protein MARDFSRTQRVAQEMQKEIAIILQREIKDPRIGMATVSGVEVSRDLAYAKVFVTFLNVLVEGHDSDQVKEGIKALNDASGFIRSLLGKAMRLRIVPELTFSYDSSLVEGMRMSNLVSNVVKNDEQRRASADHNEEE, encoded by the coding sequence ATGGCAAGAGATTTTAGTCGTACTCAGCGCGTTGCACAGGAAATGCAAAAAGAGATTGCCATCATTTTACAGCGCGAAATCAAAGATCCCCGTATTGGAATGGCAACCGTCTCTGGTGTTGAGGTTTCCCGTGATCTGGCTTATGCCAAAGTATTTGTGACCTTTCTGAATGTATTGGTAGAAGGGCATGATTCCGATCAGGTAAAAGAAGGCATCAAGGCATTGAATGACGCTTCTGGCTTTATTCGTTCCCTGTTGGGCAAGGCAATGCGCCTGCGTATCGTTCCTGAATTGACCTTCTCTTATGACAGCTCTCTGGTGGAAGGGATGCGTATGTCAAACTTGGTCAGCAACGTTGTGAAAAATGATGAACAGCGTCGTGCTTCTGCGGATCACAACGAGGAAGAATAA
- the rpsO gene encoding 30S ribosomal protein S15 gives MSLSTAAKAQILVDFGRGANDSGSSEVQIALLTADINQLQGHFSEHKKDHHSRRGLLRKVAQRRKLLNYLKRKDLARYTTLIERLGLRR, from the coding sequence ATGTCTCTAAGTACTGCTGCAAAAGCGCAGATTCTTGTTGATTTTGGCCGTGGCGCTAACGACAGTGGTTCCAGCGAAGTTCAGATTGCCCTGCTGACTGCTGATATCAACCAACTGCAAGGTCACTTTTCTGAGCATAAAAAAGATCACCACAGCCGTCGTGGTTTGCTGAGAAAGGTTGCACAGCGTCGTAAGCTGCTGAACTACTTGAAGCGTAAAGATTTGGCTCGCTACACCACGCTGATTGAGCGTCTGGGTCTGCGTCGCTAA
- the truB gene encoding tRNA pseudouridine(55) synthase TruB — protein sequence MGRRRRGRAIHGVLLLDKPQDISSNDALQKVRRIFNASKAGHTGALDPLATGMLPICLGEATKFSQFLLDSDKRYRVIARLGQRTDTSDSHGQIISEREVQITQSQLDTALDTFRGDTMQVPSMYSALKHQGKPLYEYARQGIEVKREARPITVYELQFIRWEGNELELEIHCSKGTYIRTIIDDLGELLGCGAHVIYLRRLQVANYPHQRMVTLEQLYELKQQAEDQEIDAGKLLDPLLLPMDTAVAHFPVIHLVSVVASYFKQGQPVRSKHNLVSGEWVRVTEGDENKFIGIAVIDDDGLVAPRRLVVETDIES from the coding sequence ATGGGTCGCCGTCGTAGAGGCCGTGCGATACACGGTGTACTGTTGCTGGATAAGCCGCAGGATATTTCCTCCAATGATGCGTTACAGAAAGTAAGGCGGATTTTCAACGCCAGCAAGGCGGGGCACACGGGCGCACTTGATCCGTTGGCAACCGGTATGTTGCCAATTTGCCTTGGTGAGGCGACCAAATTTTCCCAATTCTTGCTGGATTCTGACAAACGTTATCGTGTGATTGCTCGTTTGGGGCAGCGCACAGACACTTCTGATTCACATGGACAGATCATTAGTGAACGTGAAGTGCAGATCACCCAATCCCAGCTTGATACTGCATTGGACACGTTCCGTGGTGATACCATGCAGGTACCTTCCATGTACTCTGCATTGAAGCATCAGGGAAAACCACTGTACGAATATGCTCGTCAGGGAATTGAAGTTAAACGGGAAGCGCGCCCTATTACTGTTTATGAATTGCAATTCATTCGCTGGGAAGGGAATGAGCTGGAATTAGAAATACACTGTTCCAAGGGAACATATATCCGTACCATCATTGATGATTTAGGTGAACTTTTGGGCTGTGGCGCTCATGTGATTTATCTGCGTCGTTTGCAGGTTGCCAATTACCCTCATCAGAGAATGGTCACACTGGAACAGTTATACGAGTTAAAACAACAAGCTGAAGATCAAGAGATTGATGCTGGAAAACTGCTTGATCCATTGCTGTTGCCAATGGATACCGCTGTTGCTCATTTTCCCGTGATCCATCTGGTATCCGTGGTTGCTTCTTATTTTAAACAAGGGCAACCTGTTCGAAGCAAACACAATCTGGTTTCGGGTGAATGGGTGCGTGTCACTGAAGGCGATGAAAACAAATTCATCGGTATTGCCGTGATTGATGATGATGGTTTAGTGGCTCCGCGCCGTCTGGTCGTTGAAACTGACATTGAATCATGA